The genomic stretch ACGCAGCAAGTCGATTAAAAATAACTTGTCGGGGTATTATCATTACACCAGGCATAGAAACTATGTTATTTTATCAAAAGGTACCTGGAAAGACAATGGTAGTATGCTGATAGAGGGAGGAATAAGGGTAAAGGGTAAATATATAAAAACAGGTGCTTTTTCGGGAAGATGGAACGCTGACCAAAAAAAACTGATCGGTACCTGGACGGCTACTGGAGGCACCAAGTCATTTCCTTTTGAGCTTTATGAAACTTATAAAAGTGGAAGGAAAGAGGCAGAGATGCAGTGGATGGATGAAACTACCATGTTTGGTGAAAAAGCCCCACGTGGAGCCGCAGTGTCATTTTTGTATCCTGTAGTCAAAGGAGGAGCTGTAGCCCAAACTATCAATGATTATATTCAGTCAAACATATTGAGAAACCCACAAGAGCGAACTGCCAAGTTTATAAAAAATTATTTGGAGGATAAAAAAGCAAGAGGTTTTGGCGATAATTATGGCTATTATGAAGAGCACCTTACGACAATTAATACCAATGACAAAAACATTTTGACTCTTGAGTACAATCTCAATGGGTTTAGTGGAGGAGCCCATGGCTACTACAATAGTAGCTTTACATCATTTGATCTACGCACCGGGCAAATAATTAAAATGAAGGATGTGTTCATTCCTGGCTTCGAAGGACCTATCAAACAGTTGATTGCCAGACAAATGAGAAAAGACTATGGGCTAAAATCAGATGCTCCACTTACTAAGTTGGGGCTATTTAAGAACGAATGCCCATTGCCCAAAAACTTTTATTTCCGTCCCGATGGTGTGGCATTTTTTTACAATGTGTACGAAATAGCCCCTTACGTGGCAGGGGCTCGCACTGTAGTAGTACCCTACAAAAAACTTAGGAGATACATCCAGCGAAAATCGTTAGCAAAAAAGTTTTTTCGTTAAAACCTCGGATATATCTCTCTTGCCTGCTCAAACAATTATTATAAAATAAAACAGGATCAGCGCATTATGTCGACTGTTCATTAAATTTGCTTTCAATTAACTGGAATCTATAACATAAAGGCTAAGCATCTGCCTATGCAGGTGCTTGAGCAAACACCTATTTGATACTTTGCCATAAGGCGCAAGTCGCTCATCGTAATGCTGTAATGTGGGTAAAATTGGAATAAATGCTCCTTCCCTTCATTTTAATAGTTGATACCTGTGTGGACTTGTACCTTGGTGAGTACTTTGAACATTAAACATGTAAAGTGTTATTCTGCATCTTTTGCCCTTTGGCTTCTCTTAAAGAAAATACCCTGTAAGGAACTACGTGACTACCTGTTAGTTTCTTGGGGGAATAAACTTTGAAGATCACCAAAGCACAAAGTTTATCAGAACTGCAGAGTTTTAGGTCAAGCTCAATAAAGTTAATCTCTACTTTACCTACTTAGAAGTTAGAGTACTAGCCGCTAGAGATAAAAACAAATGAGAAAATTAGGAATCATTGCGTGTTTGGTTGCCCTGTTGACAAGTCAAGGATTTGCCGACCGGGTAACCAGTGCCTATAAGCAATTGCAGAAAGGCCGATACGACAAAACCAAGTCATTGCTTGACCGTGCCATTGGCAAACAAGCCATCAACGCCGGGGCGCATTACATATATGCGCT from Microscilla marina ATCC 23134 encodes the following:
- a CDS encoding DUF3298 and DUF4163 domain-containing protein, producing the protein MKKLFTYMMLAGCLMLVALSSQAQFKPSDFSHKILEGKINGRHKIKMLLNKRKRSKSIKNNLSGYYHYTRHRNYVILSKGTWKDNGSMLIEGGIRVKGKYIKTGAFSGRWNADQKKLIGTWTATGGTKSFPFELYETYKSGRKEAEMQWMDETTMFGEKAPRGAAVSFLYPVVKGGAVAQTINDYIQSNILRNPQERTAKFIKNYLEDKKARGFGDNYGYYEEHLTTINTNDKNILTLEYNLNGFSGGAHGYYNSSFTSFDLRTGQIIKMKDVFIPGFEGPIKQLIARQMRKDYGLKSDAPLTKLGLFKNECPLPKNFYFRPDGVAFFYNVYEIAPYVAGARTVVVPYKKLRRYIQRKSLAKKFFR